In Salinarimonas sp., a genomic segment contains:
- a CDS encoding putative peptidoglycan glycosyltransferase FtsW, with translation MVSRAERSLLGDWWWTIDKALLVGLGVLMTSGMVFLMAGGPPVAQRLGLDTFHFVNRQALFLIPALIVMAGVSMLTPRLVRRLALVTYLGSLALVLAALEFGPEIKGAHRWIFLGPIGLQPSEFLKPAFVVLAAWAFSERARSDMPGPAIGMLLLPLTIVPLILQPDFGQTMLVTVVWAGLFFLAGLHWIWVIGLGGAGLAGIAAAYEFLPHVRARIERFLSGDSSESFQVEQALASFESGGWLGRGPGEGVVKRILPDAHTDFIFAATAEEFGIAVCLLVVCVYAFIVLRGLLLAQRSEDAFCRMAVAGLLLMFGLQACINMMVNLHLLPAKGMTLPFISYGGSSLISLALATGFLIALTRRRPSAAARAGGYGRAYEPGLAERPA, from the coding sequence ATGGTCTCGCGCGCGGAACGCTCGCTCCTCGGCGATTGGTGGTGGACGATCGACAAGGCGCTGCTCGTCGGCCTCGGCGTGCTGATGACGTCGGGCATGGTCTTCCTGATGGCGGGCGGGCCGCCCGTCGCGCAGCGGCTCGGCCTCGACACGTTCCACTTCGTCAACCGCCAGGCGCTGTTCCTGATCCCGGCGCTGATCGTGATGGCGGGCGTCTCGATGCTCACTCCGCGCCTCGTGCGAAGGCTCGCGCTCGTCACCTATCTCGGCTCGCTGGCGCTGGTGCTCGCCGCGCTCGAGTTCGGGCCGGAGATCAAGGGCGCGCATCGCTGGATCTTCCTCGGGCCGATCGGCCTCCAGCCGTCCGAGTTCCTCAAGCCCGCCTTCGTCGTCCTCGCCGCCTGGGCCTTCTCCGAGCGCGCGCGCTCGGACATGCCGGGCCCGGCGATCGGCATGCTGCTGCTCCCGCTCACCATCGTGCCGCTGATCCTGCAGCCGGATTTCGGGCAGACCATGCTGGTGACGGTGGTCTGGGCGGGCCTGTTCTTCCTCGCCGGCCTGCACTGGATCTGGGTGATCGGGCTCGGCGGCGCGGGCCTCGCCGGCATCGCCGCCGCCTACGAGTTCCTGCCGCACGTGCGCGCGCGCATCGAGCGCTTCCTGTCGGGCGACTCGTCCGAGAGCTTCCAGGTCGAGCAGGCGCTCGCCTCCTTCGAGAGCGGCGGCTGGCTCGGCCGCGGCCCGGGCGAGGGGGTGGTCAAGCGCATCCTGCCCGACGCCCATACGGACTTCATCTTCGCCGCCACCGCCGAGGAGTTCGGCATCGCGGTCTGCCTGCTCGTCGTGTGCGTCTACGCCTTCATCGTGCTGCGCGGTCTGCTGCTGGCCCAGCGCTCGGAGGACGCCTTCTGCCGCATGGCGGTGGCCGGTCTCCTCTTGATGTTCGGGCTCCAGGCCTGCATCAACATGATGGTGAACCTGCATCTTCTCCCGGCCAAGGGCATGACCCTGCCGTTCATCTCCTATGGCGGCTCGTCGCTGATCTCGCTCGCGCTCGCCACCGGCTTCCTGATCGCGCTCACGCGCCGGCGACCCTCGGCCGCGGCGCGGGCGGGCGGCTACGGCCGCGCCTACGAGCCCGGGCTCGCGGAGCGCCCGGCATGA
- a CDS encoding low specificity L-threonine aldolase, whose product MNFASDNIVGASRPVLDALIAANGGAEPAYGADGPTRAVERRLAEIFERDCAVFLVATGTGANALALSALVPPYGCAVCHREAHVIDDECGAPEFFTGGAKLAGLPGVGAKLAPRTLAEWLASLSPSVKQMPPRALSISQATECGLVYTPGEVAALAEIAHGAGLKVHMDGARFANALVSLGVSPAEITWKAGVDVLTFGATKNGCLAAEALIVFDPALAEAMPWLRKRSGHTLSKGRLLGAQLQGYLANDHWLDNARHANAMAARLAEGVTALPGARLAFERQANELLPVLPRETAERLRAAGAMFHPWSEASLPEGERVAPHETLVRLVTSFATTEGEIDAFLAAARG is encoded by the coding sequence ATGAACTTCGCCAGCGACAACATCGTCGGCGCGAGCCGGCCCGTGCTCGACGCGCTGATCGCCGCGAACGGCGGCGCCGAGCCCGCCTACGGGGCCGACGGCCCGACCCGCGCCGTGGAGCGCCGCCTCGCCGAGATCTTCGAGCGCGACTGCGCCGTCTTCCTCGTGGCCACGGGCACCGGCGCGAACGCGCTCGCCCTCTCCGCGCTCGTCCCGCCCTACGGCTGCGCCGTCTGCCACCGCGAGGCGCACGTCATCGACGACGAATGCGGCGCGCCGGAATTCTTCACCGGCGGCGCGAAGCTCGCGGGGCTGCCCGGCGTCGGCGCCAAGCTCGCGCCGCGCACGCTCGCGGAATGGCTCGCCTCGCTCTCGCCGAGCGTGAAGCAGATGCCGCCGCGCGCGCTCTCGATCTCCCAGGCGACCGAGTGCGGCCTCGTCTACACGCCGGGCGAGGTCGCCGCGCTCGCCGAGATCGCCCACGGCGCGGGGCTGAAGGTCCACATGGACGGGGCGCGCTTCGCCAACGCGCTGGTCTCGCTCGGCGTCTCGCCGGCGGAGATCACCTGGAAGGCGGGCGTCGACGTGCTCACCTTCGGCGCCACCAAGAACGGCTGCCTCGCCGCCGAGGCGCTGATCGTCTTCGATCCGGCGCTGGCCGAGGCGATGCCCTGGCTGCGCAAGCGCTCCGGGCACACGCTCTCCAAGGGGCGGCTGCTCGGCGCGCAGCTCCAGGGCTATCTCGCGAACGACCACTGGCTCGACAACGCGCGCCACGCCAACGCCATGGCCGCGCGGCTCGCCGAGGGCGTGACGGCGCTGCCGGGGGCGCGCCTCGCCTTCGAGCGGCAGGCGAACGAGCTTCTCCCCGTCCTCCCGCGGGAGACGGCGGAGCGGCTGCGGGCGGCGGGGGCGATGTTCCATCCCTGGTCGGAGGCGAGCCTGCCGGAGGGCGAGCGCGTCGCCCCCCACGAGACGTTGGTGCGGCTCGTCACTTCCTTCGCCACGACGGAAGGGGAGATCGACGCCTTCCTCGCCGCCGCGCGGGGGTGA